In the genome of Bacillus thuringiensis, the window AACTACAACTCTTATTTTTTTAAATCAATTGTAAAAACAATGTCCGCTAGCCGGATGAACGCTTTCGCCAATGAATATCCTTCATTTGATTTAAGAGAGTATTTACCTTCCATCCAAACAAAGACACTTATTATATGCGGAAGATATGATGTACAGTGCCCAATTCAGTATTCTATCGAGATGCATGATGGGATACGTAATTCTATCTTCATTCCATTTGAAAACAGCAACCATTATCCTTTTTTAGAAGAGGCTGCTCAGTTTACTTCTACTACTCAAACATTTTATAAATCATTGCAACAAGGAACTCTAAAATAGTATGTTAAGGTCGCAAGCTAATTTTCCAACAAAAAGCTCACAGCCTCTATAAGACTATGAGCTTTTTCAAAAGAAATATTTCACACTAGTAACAACCAAAAAAAGAACAGAAAAAATCACTAAACCTAAATCAATAAATACTGACTTTTTATCTCCTTCTTTTAAACTTATCATAAAACTAGAAATTATTTTAATTGCAAAAAAGACCATCATAAATAACCAGCCGAAATGATCATTCGTAGAATCTTCATCATAAAACATTTGTATTGCACCAATAATTAATAAGATAAGTACGATATTAGTTACAATCTTTAAAACCTTGTTTGATTTATTATCTTTTAATGTATCCCCCAAAATGTAGCACGCCCTCTCACACTCTCCTATGTTTTATCTCTCTTTATATTTTAACATAAATTACCTATTATCCCCTTTTGATCACATACAAAAAAACCTACCAATAACTCGGCAGGTTTCCTACACATTAAAACGATAACCAGCTCCCCACACTGTTTCAATATATTGCGGGTGGGCAGGGTCTCTTTCAATTTTTTCACGTAGCTTTCTAATGTGGACGACAACAGTGGCTAAATCACCAGCGGAATCTAATCCCCAAATGCGTTCAAATAACTGTTCTTTATTTAATACTTGGTTTGGATGTGTGACAAAGAATGTTAATAAATCAAATTCCTTCGTTGTAAATGCCACTTCTTCATTGTTTATAAAAACTTTCCTCGCTCGTTGATCGATAGAAATTCCGTGAATATATAACGTATCACGTTGCTTACTTACATTTCCTGATAATCTTTCATAACGAGCAATATGCGCTTTTACTCTTGCGACTAATTCGCTTGGGCTAAACGGTTTCGTTATATAATCATCCGCTCCTAATCCGAGTCCGCGAATTTTATCTATATCTTCTTTTTTTGCTGAAACAAGTAAAATCGGAATATCTTTTACAGCACGTATTTGTTTACAAATTTCGAATCCGTTCATTTTCGGGAGCATAATATCTAAAATAATTAAATCATAGTCTTCTTGCAGGGCTATTTGTAAACCTGTTTCTCCTGAATGCTCTACATCAACTTGGAAATCATTAATTTCTAAATAATCTCGCTGTAATTCTGCAATACTTACTTCATCTTCTATTAGTAAAATTCTTTTCAATTTACTCACCACATTCCTCTACTTTTTCCAATGAGAAGAAAATGCTTGTGCCTTTACCAAGCTCGCTTTCCGCCCAAATTTCCCCGCCATGTTCTTCAACAATTTGCTTCGCTATTGCTAAACCAAGTCCACTTCCACCTGTGCTAGAATTCCGCGATTGTTCTGCACGATAAAAACGTTCAAAGATATACGGTAGCGTATTAGATTCTATACCTGATCCATTGTCCATCACTTTCACAATAACTTTATTGTTATCACTCGATACTGTTACAGTAATTTTCTTCTCTTCTTTATCCATGTACTTCACACTATTATGAATTAAATTTGATATAACTCTATTTATCTTTTCGCAATCGGCCGTTACATATAATGGCGATGAATGTAATTGTAAGTTAACTTCTATACCTTCTTCACTTAAATCCATCTGCATCTCTTCTATTAATTCTTGCATAAACGTATTTAATTTAACTGTCTCAAATTGGAATGGAACTCGATTCAAATCGAGCTTCGAAAACAAAAAGAGCTCATCAATGAGTGTGTCCATATGTTTTGCCTTCGTATGAATTGTCGTTAAATACTTATCCATTTTTTCTGGCGTATTTGCTACCCCGTCCTTTATTCCCTCTACATATCCGATAATAGATGTAATCGGTGTTTTTAAATCATGCGATATGTTTGAAATAAGTTCTTTTCGATTTTCTTCATACTGCGTTTGTACTTCAATCGATTCTTTTAACTTCTTCCTCATTTCCTCAAACCCTTGATTTAATTGACCTATTTCATCGTGCGATGTAACTGGCATTTGAAAATCTAAATTTCCTTCTTTAATTTTCTCTGTTGCGCCTTTCAATACAAAAATTGGTTTTATTATACTTCTTGAAACGAGATAACTTAATAACCCAATGAGTAAAATGGCTAGTAGTAAAAGCGATACGAATAAGATTGGAAATAATTTTTGTGTAAGATCTACAAATGAACTTTGCTTTTTTAGTACAAATATACTCCCTTCTTCTTTCTCTGGAAAATAAAAATCAAATTTTACATATCGATAAAATGTATCGCCTAGTTCCGTTGTACCACGACTATTAATATTTGCCGCTTCAAATTTCGGAAGGGCTTCTGTTAAAGTCGAACTTTCAAAACCCTTTGTAGCATAAGAAATGTTTTCTCCCTTTCTTACAATTATTTTCACGCCTTCTTTTTCAATCGATGAAACGAACGATTCATCTAATAATTGAGATTGATGTTGCTTTGCCGCTAATTTTAATTCAAGATAGGCATTCTCTTCTTCTGGTGTAAGCGGCTTTTGAATGTAAGAACTTTTATAGAAATTTTTCACTGCTTCCAAGTCACCTGTTATCGAAAAAACAATTAAAAATCCCGCGACTAATATGAGCGTAATAGAAACGAGAATTACAGCAATATAAGAAAATAAAAACCTTGTTTTAATAGACATCATTTACATCCTCACTTTACCCATCCTTCATATTCATAAGCATAAAAATATATGTTCAAATACTCAAGCGATTTTATAGTAATTTTAGCGTCAGTTTATAAAAATTTAATGTTCCTATTTTACAGTTGAAATTAGGAGGTTGAAATTCCATGTTCAAAAAAACATTCAGTATGATATGTTGCGTAATTTTTTTACAAGGATGCTCGCAAGAACAAGAAGTAAAAAAGGAGATGACAAACATGGAGACTGCACTACTAGCAGCTACTGAAAAAAATGAAACGAATACTGTTATATCTTTACTAAAACAAGGTGCAAATATAAATGCGACGGATAATCAAGGACGCACTCCGCTTATGATTGCAACATACAAAAATAATGTAAAAACCGCAAAAGCGCTTATCGAAGCTGGTGCTGACGTAAACATCCAAGATGACATGAAAAACAATCCCTTTCTATACGCCGGTGCGGAAGGTTACTTAGACATTTTAAAGCTAACAATTGATGCTGGTGCAGATCCTACGATTACAAATCGTTACGGTGGAACAGCTCTTATCCCAGCCTCAGAACATGGCTATATTGACGTTATAAAAGAACTCCTCGCTCGAACAAATATTGATGTAAATCATGTAAATAACCTCGGATGGACAGCTTTAATGGAAGCCATCGTACTAAGTAACGGAAACGAAACACAGCAACAAGTCATTCGCCTTCTTATTGAGCACGGTGCAGATGTAAATATTCCAGACAATGATGGTGTTACCCCGTTAGAGCATGCTCGCGCTCATCACTTTGAAGAGATAGAGAAGATTTTGTTAGAAGGACGTAAGTAAAAAGTTATTTTTTGCCTTCCTCCCCCACCCTATGCTACATTTAAGCCGTTACATTACTATTAATAGGGTGGGAATAAAAATGAACAAACCTAAAATTGGGATGATTGGACTTGGAAGTATTGCGCAAAAGGCCTATCTTCCAACACTTACAAAAGAAACAGATTGGAATTTTGTAGGGGCGTTTACACCTAACGCGGAGAAAAGAAAACAAGTTTGCCAGCAATACCGGATTCAAGACTTTCATTCTATTGAAATGTTAGCTTCAGAATGCGATGCAATCTTCGTTCATAGTTCAACTGCATCGCATTATGAAATCGTTTCTGAACTTCTGAAAAAAGGAATCGACGTTTATGTTGATAAACCGCTAGCAGCTACAGTGGAACAAGCTGAGCAACTAGTTGAGTTGAGCGAGAAGTATAACCGAAAATTAATGGTCGGATTTAATCGCAGATTCGTTCCTATGTATGTCGCTGCCAAAGAACAGGCTAATGATATTTCATGGATTCGAATTGAAAAGCATCGTACAAATAAAGTCGGGCCATATACGTACGACTTCACTATGTTAGATGATTATTTACACATTGTAGATACTGCTCGCTGGTTAGCTAATGATGACCTTAACGCCGTCCACAATATGATGCAAATCAATGAAAAAAATGAACTTCTTTACGGACATCATACATATACAACTCCAAGTGGACTGTTACTTTCTACTGCAATGCATCGCCATGCCGGTACAAATTTAGAACAAATTGAACTTGTAACGCCAGGGAAAATCATTCGCGTAAAAAATATGAATACATTTGAAATTGAACAGGAAAACTCAGTTTCACAAAGTGGTTCTCCATCATGGGATACAACGTTAAAACAACGTGGTTTTGAAGATGCTGTTCATCATTTTATTGAGTGTGTACACGGAGATACAAAGCCTGTTGTAGATGGATTAGAAGGATTAAAAACGCAGCAAATGCTACAATCTTTACTAGATGATGTAAACAAAAATTAAAACGGATACATTTTTCAGAATTTACTTTCATTCCCATTTCCTCTTTATTTCTCTCGTAAATTTCTATAGAATATGTTGATAGGAATTATAAATTTCATAATGAATCGTGGAAAGGATGGGATTAACACATGTGGAACGAGTTTAAAAAGTTTGCTTTCAAAGGGAATGTCGTTGATTTAGCTGTCGGGGTTGTAATCGGTGCTGCATTCGGTAAAATCGTTAGTTCTTTAGTAAAAGACATTATTACACCATTACTTGGTATGGTATTAGGTGGCGTTAACTTTACAGACTTACACTTTGGATATGGTAAATCAGCTGTTATGTATGGTAACTTCATCCAAACAATTTTTGATTTCTTGATTATCGCAGCTTCTATCTTTATGTTTATTAAAGTTTTCAACAAACTAACATCTAAAAAAGAAGACGAAAAAGAGGAAGAAATTCCAGAACCAACAAAAGAAGAAGTTCTTCTTGGCGAAATTCGCGACTTATTAAAGCAACAAAATTCTTCTAAAGATAGAGCATAATTGAACGGATAAAAAGGCATGTCCCAAGGGACATGCCTTTTCTATATGTTATAACGTTTCCGAATTCATATGAATAAATAAAATAATACCAGCAACCATAAGTACCATAATGCTACCTGCAAATAGTGTAATACCAATAAACATTAAACTTGTGCTCATATCTACTGATACACTTTCAATAAAAATAGAAATTACATACGTGATAAGGGCAATTCCTGCAAGAATACTTCCTGGAACAAACCGCTTTAAGCCATTTTGTTTTAACGTCATATATGCAAAAATAGCAGTCATACAAAGCGTAATTATCCAAAGAACGATCATCTCTTCTCCCCCCTCACAAGCCTTTTCTTCTATTATACATGACATTGCCCTATAATAGTTAAATTTGCACTTATGTGACATATAACAAGGAATCATACAATCTATAGAGAAATCTTCCAAATAAGCGATATACTAGGGAGGATTTCAATTGGAAGATAATATTGTAGGATACTTTAAACAAGTAGAGCGATATGATTATATTACAATTGACTTAGACAAAAAGTTTTTTTACATGGAAGTTGTACAAATAGAAACAAATTTAACTTTGCTAAAAGTATCACTTAACTTAGACAAAGATGAAACTATTATTACTGGCAATGTGAAACAATATGATCCTTCTAGGTTAGAACAATTAATACAAAGCTTTAAACGCACTGCCCAAACATGCCTTGAACATAATTTACGAAGTCCTGAAGAACTTTTTGCATTTTGGAAAGGAAATTGACCACTAGGAAAATATGGATATTTTTCATATAAATTGATATAATTACCATATACAAATATTCTTTGTAAGGGAGTGTTCATAATGATTTGGATTTCACTAATCGTATTAGCTTATTTCATCATTCTCGTCCCAATACAGTACAACTACATTAAAATGCTCAAAGAAAAACAGAAAAAAATGAGTGTCTCACAAAACGAACTATATGACAACATGTCTTATGAAGAATCCCAAGTACATTACCATTATCAAAGTAACGTATTTACAATACCTGCTTCGCTTGTCGCAAGTATGATTTATAAAGTGAAACATGCAGCATAATATGTACGCTGTAAAATTATTGTTTGAGTCTGTTCATTCTGGTCAACCTGATCCTACGAAAATTGATGAGCATTATGAAGAGAATCACGATACACTTTTTGAAGAAAGTATTATTCTTGTTAAAGCAAACAGTTTAGAAGAAGCTCATGAACTAAGTGAAAAGATAGCTATACAATCGGAGCACACATACGATAATATGTATGATGAGCAAATCACATGGACGTTCCGAAAAGTGTTACATGTGTTTGAATTAGACGATACGCCATTTGAAACTGGAAAAGAATTGTACGCAAGATTTTTACACGTTAAGAAAAATGAAACTGTAGATACAGTAATTGAAAAATATTATCCTGAATATGAATAAAAGCTCACAGCAATCGCTGTGAGCTTTTTTATACTTACTTCGTTGAATCTCTAAATTGGATACGGTGAGGTAAGATAACAGTGTGATCTTCCACTTTTTCTTTGTTCATATACTTTGTTAATAGACGCATTGCTACTGCACCGATATCATACATCGGTTGTACAACTGTTGAAAGTTGCGGACGAACCATTAATGCAAGGCGTGTATTATCGAAACCAAGTACTTCTACATCAGTTGGTACGTTTAATCCAGCGTCTTGTGCTGCATGGATTACACCTAGTGCCATTTCATCAGAAGATACGAAGATTGCTGTTGGCTTTTCATCATTGCTCCAAAGCTTTTCGAATGCTTCGATACCTGAGTCATATGTGTAATCTCCATCGATTACAAGATTTTCATCATATGAAATACCTTCTTCTTCTAAAGCTTTTTTATAACCTTGTAACTTCTTCGCGCTTCCCGCTTTATCAATGAATGGACCAGAGACGAAACCGATACGCTTATGTCCTTGCTCAATAAAGTGCTTCATTGCATCGTAAGCTGCTTGTGTATAATCAATATTTACTGATGGCGTTTCATTTTGCTCATCGAATGACGCTGCTAATACAATTGGTACTGGAGATTTTTTAAATTCTTCAATGTGAATGTCTGTAATATCTTCACCCATGAAAACAATTCCGTCCACTTGTTTTCCAAGCATCGTATTTAATAAATGGAACTCTTTCTCTTTGTTTTGGTCAGAGTTACTTAAAATGATGTTATATTTGTACATTGTTGCGATATCTTCAATTCCACGTGCAAGTTCTGCATAAAACGTATTTGAGATATCAGGAATAATAACACCTACTGTAGTTGTCTTCTTACTTGCTAGTCCACGTGCTACCGCATTTGGGCGGTATCCTAAACGATCAATTGCTTCTAATACTTTCTTTCTTGTTGTAGGCTTTACATTTGGGTTACCGTTCACAACGCGTGATACGGTAGCCATTGAAACGTTCGCTTCGCGCGCTACATCATAGATTGTTACGTTCATCTCATCGCACACTCCTTCTATTTTTGTTATCTATTTTTATGTATCGGTTACTTGAATGAAAAAAAGACATCAACTCTATTTGCAGATGCCACCAATCGTCCCGAGTTCTTCCTTTTACTAATGATACGATAAAAACGCAGGCTCATACAATATTTTCCCGCAAAAGTTTCGAAAAAATTCGCTTCTTTTCTCGTATTTTCGTATTTTTTATGAAAAAAGAGCATTTTTTGTAAAAAAATAGATGTTTCCTAAGTAGAAATCTTATTTTAAGCAGTACGATAGTAAATGAAATTTATATCGGCGATTTTTCGAATATATGAACCGTAACTCGAAATATATCAGCGATTTTCCAAATATATCGACCACAACTCTAATTATATCAGCGATTTTTTAAATATATCAACTTACCAACAAAAACCGACAATGACAGTCTCTATACAATAAGAGAAAGCTGTTCCAAAATGCCTTTTTGGAACAGCTCATTAAAAGTTTTTATAATTTGCTTCCAAATAATTTTAATTCATTCATAAAATCATTGAACTGCGGAATATTCATTTGCTGCGCCGGATCTGATAAAGCTACAGCGGGATTGGGATGTACTTCAGCCATAATTGCGTCTGCACCAATTGCCATCGCTGCTTTTGCAGTTGATAAGAGAAGGTCACGTCGCCCTGTAGAATGCGTTACATCGACAACAACAGGTAAATGTGTTTCTTTCTTTAAAATCGGTACAGCGGAAATATCAAGCGTCTTACGCGTCACTCTTTCATACGTGCGAATACCTCGTTCACATAAAATAATGTTCCCATTTCCCTTTGCCATAATATATTCTGCCGCATTAATGAATTCTTCAATCGTTGCTGATAGACCACGTTTTAATAATACTGGTTTATTTACAGCACCGGCTGCCCTTAGCAAATCAAAGTTTTGCATATTGCGAGCGCCAATTTGAATAACATCAACGTAATCTAATGACATCTCAATATCATTTGGATTTAAAATTTCACTAATAACAGCCAAATCATATTCATCTGCTACTTGGCGTAAAATTTGTAATCCTGCTAATCCAAGACCTTGAAAATCATACGGTGAAGTATGTGGCTTGAATGCACCACCACGCATTAATTTCAACAATCGTATCTTCTATTTTTTTCTTACAAGACACAAGTAGTGCTTTACGATGATCTTCTTGTAACTCTAAACCAGCTTGAAAAATTTGTTTGAAAATATGTTGTAAAGTCGAAGTTTCAAATGGACCATTATTATTCTCTACAATTAAATCCAGCATATTTCTTTCACGTACAGGATCAAAACGTTTCACACCTTATACTTCTTTTAAAGTACCAACTTCTTGTACGAGACGACCTCTTTCGTTTAGTAACTCTAATATTTGTAAATTAAGTTGATCAATTTCAGAACGTAAACGACCTAGTTGTTGTGATGTCATAAGAAAGCCACCTCTTTCAAATTCCTATATATTACTTTTTTAAGATAACTTATCATAGCTGATACATATACGATTGTCACACGATATACAGCAATGAATTACCATCAAAAAACGTTGTATATTTTCATTTAAAATAAAAAAAAAGACAGTTTACATACTGTCTTTTTTACAAGAAGGAAACAAACGGTTTATCACTGTTTTTCTCTTTTATAATAACGGCCTCAATTTTACTCTCGGACTTAATCTGTAATTGTACTTTCGCATCTTTAGGCAATTTGTCCAACATACCTTGAGCAGCCAATTGGGTAAGAGCCATTAATTCTGTTTTACCGTTATATTTAATAACAATATTCATATTTAATGTATCCATTTGATCTTTCTTATAAGAAACTTTTGCGTTGACTGGAATAAAATCTCCAGTAGAAAAACCTTTTATTTCCTTAGCAAAGTTAGTTATTTTTGTATTATCTTCTCCATGTGCTTGTGTAAATTCATCAGAAGGATATGAATACGACTTTTCATCAATTGTACTCCAATTTCCAAGGTTCGTATCATTCTTTTGAACAGTAGCACTAGCGATATACGTACCATTTTTTAAAGAACTAGTACTTTCTTGCTTAAAGATAGCAAACGTAATTGGAGATTTGTTATATTTATCATTTTTGTTAATAGCTTCAATAAGTTGTTTAGCAACTTCAGATCCTTTAGACATAGCTTCTTCATTAGATACACTTGAAGACATAGCTAGGCCAATCATAACACCAGATAAACTTAATTCATTTGAATTCTGTTTTCCGAAATAGTCTTGTTCTATAATATTCGTCAAAACTGGCGCTTCTACTTTCGCAACTAGTTCATCAATTAGTTTCTCTGGAATATACTGATTTAATTGCAGTACGTGACTCTCTGTATCAAATTGCTGCGTTGCAATATTTATTAAACCATTTTCATACTCTGCTAAATCTAATTTAGAATTTGTTTTTATATTAGCTGTATTTATAACCTTTTGTTCTTTTAAAGGAATAACAGTTCTATAATAATCTTTAGAAACAGCAGTTCTCGGAATCATACTTTTTTCTTTTGTATCTTTTTGTATAACTTCATCCTTCTTACTAATCGTATTACTATTGTTACTACAAGCTCCCAGTAATAAACTTACGACTGCGAAGGATAATGCCATTTTCTTCATTACTTAAAACCTACTTTCAACAATCTAGTTATTTAGTTTGAACTATTAATAGTGTACCACTAAATATATTTCAACAAAAACAAAAAAAAGAAGCAAGCACCTTTAGCTTGCTTCTTTTTACTTTATATTCTCTTCTAAAGCATCTTTTTTAATATTCCAATGAGACGTATTCCATACTACCATCCCATCTTTTATGTATAGCACTTGCGGTGATTCATGTCTAATACTGTATTGTTCTGCAACACGATTTGACACATCTCTCGCATCTTGTACGTATAAGTAATACGCTGGCACTTCTCTTTCTTCACTGCAATACGCTTGAAATTCTGTGTATGCACCGTGACTAATCGGGCATGTCGTACTATGTTTAAAAAGAACATACGGCTCATTCTTTTCTACTAAGACTTCAAGCTCTTCAATTGTTTCAAGCTTTGTCATATTCATCACGATTCACCTCTCATACGAAATCTAGAGCGCTTCTCTTTCTTTTCAGCGTTTTTCTCAATTCTTTCTAATTTACGCTCTTCTTTTTCAACCTTCTTCTCTTGTCTCGACGCACGGTAATGATTGTATACTTCAATCGCCGCACTGCTCCACTGTACAACTTGCGCTACTTTATCAGCGTTATTTTCAATTTCGTCCGTTACAGAGTCTGATACATTACGAAGCTTCGTATTTAAGGATTGGATTGTCGTTCCAATCCCATCTACACCCGCTACCACTTTATTTAATGACTGTGACTTCTGTTGAATATCATCAGCTAACGCATTCGTTTTATGTAATAATTGCTCTGTCTCTACGCTAATTCCTTGCATTTGTTTTTCTAAACCTTCTAACGTGCTTGCAACGTTTTCTAACGTCTTCTGAACCGATAACAACGTTCTGCATACATACACTACTAATACTGCGAAAGCAACCGCGATAATAGCCGCACTTACATATAAAAGAACTTGCATTTCATCACTTCCTTTATCTTTTTCATACTTTCCCCTATTATACAATCATTTTCCGTTTCATTCTAATCCCTATCTCATCATTAGAATTTTCATACTTATTCGTTAACTGTAACATAAATCATTCAACAAATTCCACTAAGTAGGTTACAATAGGAGAGGATACATAATTAGTAGGGAGGCTTTACATATGAAAGATCCACGTATTGAAAAGTTAGCATACAATTTAATTAACTACTCTATCCGCTTACAAAAAGGTGAAAAAGTATTAATTGAAAACTTTGGCTTACAAAAAGAACTTGTAACTGCACTTGTAAAAGAAGCATATGCAGCTGGTGGTTTCCCATTCGTCTCTTTAAAAGATCATCAAGTAGATCGCTCTTTATTAATGGGTGCTACTGAAGAACATTTCGAACAAATCGCTGCGTATGAAGCAAGCGTAATGAAAGACATGGACGCTTATATCGGTCTTCGCTCTGGCGATAATATTAATGAACAAGCTGACGTTCCAAGTGAGCGTATGAAAGTTCATGGCCAAACAGTTGGTAAAAAAGTTCATAGAGACATTCGCGTTCCAAAAACACGCTGGGTTGTTCTTCGCTACCCAAATGCTTCTATGGCACAGCTTGCTAAAATGAGTACAGAAGCTTTCGAAGACTTCTACTTTGAAGTATGTAACTTAGACTACGGTAAAATGGATAAGGCGATGGATAGCCTTGTTACATTAATGAATAAAACAGATAAAGTTCGTTTAACTGGCCCTGGAACTGACTTAACATTCTCTATTAAAGACATTCCAGCAATTAAATGCTCAGGTCATTTAAACATTCCAGATGGTGAAGTATACTCTGCACCAGTTCGTGACTCTGTTAACGGTACAGTTTCTTACAACACACCATCTCCTTACAACGGTTATACATTTGAAAATGTACAACTTAAGTTCGAGAACGGTCAAATCGTTGAAGCAACTGCAAACGATTCAGAACGCATTAACAAAATCTTCGATACAGACGAAGGCGCACGCTACGTTGGTGAGTTCGCAATCGGCGTAAACCCATACATCTTACATCCAATGGGAGATATCCTATTCGATGAAAAAATCGATGGCAGCTTCCACTTCACTCCTGGACAAGCTTACGACGATGCATGGAATGGTAACAACTCGAACATTCATTGGGACTTAGTATGCATCCAACGCCCTGAATACGGCGGCGGTGAAATTTACTTCGACGACGTACTAATCCGTAAAGACGGACGCTTCGTTGTACCCGAATTAGAAGCTTTAAACCCAGAGAACTTAAAATAATAAAAAACGCTCGGAATTATATCCGAGCGTTTTTTATTATCCTCACTCTATGTCGAGCTACTTTTCTTACTTTTTGTTTGCTGAAAATGAAAATAATATAAAAGCGCCACTGCGATAGTACCTATTAATATCGGTTCATATAAGGGCAGATCCCATTTCATATATACTCTAGTGCAAATAGCAAACACAAGCAAAATTTCCAAACAAAACAAAGGTTTTACATATTTCATTTCTTACCTACCATTTCTATTTTCACATATGGATTTTCTTTCTCGATAAGCGCCAAAAATTCATTCATATTTTGCGGCATCGCAATTATATGTACTTTATATGCATTCGTCGTAATTTCAAGCGATTTCCCAACTTGACGAATTATTCTTATCTCTTTCAATACAATATCGTCATTTAAAACACCGTACTTTAATACGCCATTTTCTACTTTATGTTTTTTAATAAATACTTCCCAAACAAGTGGTACATTTACAATGAAGCATAAACCCATCCCAATCAACGCCGATATCCAATGCGCTTTATTAGTGAAAAGCATGACAATTGGATATATACACATAAAAGCTAACGTAAGACAAACAAAAATGACTACTGACTTACTTCTTTGAATTGGAAAGTTCATACCTACACCCCCTAATCCAAATTATACCACTATTTCCATTTTAGTTCATAGAAAAAGGCCATTTCTAAATGACCTTTTACACAATGTACCTATAAAATTTCTTATCTACCTGTAACACTGGAAAATTTTTCGGCAACTGATCTATACT includes:
- a CDS encoding response regulator transcription factor, whose protein sequence is MKRILLIEDEVSIAELQRDYLEINDFQVDVEHSGETGLQIALQEDYDLIILDIMLPKMNGFEICKQIRAVKDIPILLVSAKKEDIDKIRGLGLGADDYITKPFSPSELVARVKAHIARYERLSGNVSKQRDTLYIHGISIDQRARKVFINNEEVAFTTKEFDLLTFFVTHPNQVLNKEQLFERIWGLDSAGDLATVVVHIRKLREKIERDPAHPQYIETVWGAGYRFNV
- a CDS encoding Gfo/Idh/MocA family protein encodes the protein MNKPKIGMIGLGSIAQKAYLPTLTKETDWNFVGAFTPNAEKRKQVCQQYRIQDFHSIEMLASECDAIFVHSSTASHYEIVSELLKKGIDVYVDKPLAATVEQAEQLVELSEKYNRKLMVGFNRRFVPMYVAAKEQANDISWIRIEKHRTNKVGPYTYDFTMLDDYLHIVDTARWLANDDLNAVHNMMQINEKNELLYGHHTYTTPSGLLLSTAMHRHAGTNLEQIELVTPGKIIRVKNMNTFEIEQENSVSQSGSPSWDTTLKQRGFEDAVHHFIECVHGDTKPVVDGLEGLKTQQMLQSLLDDVNKN
- a CDS encoding DUF3949 domain-containing protein; its protein translation is MIWISLIVLAYFIILVPIQYNYIKMLKEKQKKMSVSQNELYDNMSYEESQVHYHYQSNVFTIPASLVASMIYKVKHAA
- a CDS encoding DUF3917 domain-containing protein encodes the protein MIVLWIITLCMTAIFAYMTLKQNGLKRFVPGSILAGIALITYVISIFIESVSVDMSTSLMFIGITLFAGSIMVLMVAGIILFIHMNSETL
- a CDS encoding DUF4288 domain-containing protein, with the protein product MYAVKLLFESVHSGQPDPTKIDEHYEENHDTLFEESIILVKANSLEEAHELSEKIAIQSEHTYDNMYDEQITWTFRKVLHVFELDDTPFETGKELYARFLHVKKNETVDTVIEKYYPEYE
- the mscL gene encoding large conductance mechanosensitive channel protein MscL, whose product is MWNEFKKFAFKGNVVDLAVGVVIGAAFGKIVSSLVKDIITPLLGMVLGGVNFTDLHFGYGKSAVMYGNFIQTIFDFLIIAASIFMFIKVFNKLTSKKEDEKEEEIPEPTKEEVLLGEIRDLLKQQNSSKDRA
- a CDS encoding sensor histidine kinase yields the protein MSIKTRFLFSYIAVILVSITLILVAGFLIVFSITGDLEAVKNFYKSSYIQKPLTPEEENAYLELKLAAKQHQSQLLDESFVSSIEKEGVKIIVRKGENISYATKGFESSTLTEALPKFEAANINSRGTTELGDTFYRYVKFDFYFPEKEEGSIFVLKKQSSFVDLTQKLFPILFVSLLLLAILLIGLLSYLVSRSIIKPIFVLKGATEKIKEGNLDFQMPVTSHDEIGQLNQGFEEMRKKLKESIEVQTQYEENRKELISNISHDLKTPITSIIGYVEGIKDGVANTPEKMDKYLTTIHTKAKHMDTLIDELFLFSKLDLNRVPFQFETVKLNTFMQELIEEMQMDLSEEGIEVNLQLHSSPLYVTADCEKINRVISNLIHNSVKYMDKEEKKITVTVSSDNNKVIVKVMDNGSGIESNTLPYIFERFYRAEQSRNSSTGGSGLGLAIAKQIVEEHGGEIWAESELGKGTSIFFSLEKVEECGE
- the ccpA gene encoding catabolite control protein A, which codes for MNVTIYDVAREANVSMATVSRVVNGNPNVKPTTRKKVLEAIDRLGYRPNAVARGLASKKTTTVGVIIPDISNTFYAELARGIEDIATMYKYNIILSNSDQNKEKEFHLLNTMLGKQVDGIVFMGEDITDIHIEEFKKSPVPIVLAASFDEQNETPSVNIDYTQAAYDAMKHFIEQGHKRIGFVSGPFIDKAGSAKKLQGYKKALEEEGISYDENLVIDGDYTYDSGIEAFEKLWSNDEKPTAIFVSSDEMALGVIHAAQDAGLNVPTDVEVLGFDNTRLALMVRPQLSTVVQPMYDIGAVAMRLLTKYMNKEKVEDHTVILPHRIQFRDSTK
- a CDS encoding ankyrin repeat domain-containing protein, coding for MFKKTFSMICCVIFLQGCSQEQEVKKEMTNMETALLAATEKNETNTVISLLKQGANINATDNQGRTPLMIATYKNNVKTAKALIEAGADVNIQDDMKNNPFLYAGAEGYLDILKLTIDAGADPTITNRYGGTALIPASEHGYIDVIKELLARTNIDVNHVNNLGWTALMEAIVLSNGNETQQQVIRLLIEHGADVNIPDNDGVTPLEHARAHHFEEIEKILLEGRK